Sequence from the Methanobrevibacter arboriphilus genome:
GAAGAGTCATTAGAAATCGCAAAAACTCTTTTATAATTTTTAAAATAACATTTTTTGAGTTATTTTTTATTCAAAATTAATTTAAGATTTAAAAAACTTAACTTAAAAAATCTAATGTAAAAAGCTTAATTTTATTATTTTTAATAATAAATTATTAAAATTATTTATTATTAAAACTATTTAATTCATTAAATAATATATTATTTATAGAATGATTTACTAATATATTAATTCATTTGGAATCTTTTATTAAATAGATTCTTAATGATTTAATTAAAATCGATTAAAATTTAATTAATAGGTGGTATACTGCAAAATATTAGATATTATTTTTCTATTATATGGGATGAGTTGAAGAGTGCATTTTCAGAGAACAAATTTATAATCTTATTTTCAACATTGTTATTTGTTATTCCAATGCTTTTTGGATACTTTTTTGCATCTTATATTTCAGAAGCTATGAATCCTGTGATTAATTCTTTTCGTGAAAGAGTTCAACAAGGAGATATCCAATTAACTCATGATTCAATATTTTTTAATAATGTATATGTTGGTATAATATTATATTGTGGAGCTATAACCTTTGGTTTGTTAACTGCTTCTGTTTTAATTTCTAATGGTGTTTTTATTGGATATTTTGCGACTAAAATGCCTTTGTATTCATTTTTACTTTTAACATTACCTCATGGAATATTTGAAATTCCTGCTATTATTATTGCAGGCTCAAGTGGATTTATCATGTTTAAATTCTTAGTTGAATTTTTTAAAGGTATTGTTAAACCAGTTATTACTAATGATGAGGTTAGATTATCAGTAAAAAATAGGATAGCTAATTCTTTAAATAATAATATAAATAGATTAACTCAATCTTTAGTTTTATTAGGTTTTTCAGTTGTATTATTTATAATAGCTGCATTTATAGAGGCTTATCTTACTATAGGCATAGCTAGACTTTTCATGATCTTCTAATCATTATAATATTATTTTTTTAGAGAGAAATTATATTTATATTTTTTATAATTTTGTAAATAATAATTATTTATAAATAATAATTATAATTTTTATAAACAATATTTTTAATTTTATTAAATAATTTTTATAAATATATTCATAACTTTATAAATAATTTTTATATTTTTTATAAAAATAGTTTTTATATTTTTAGGGATATATTCATAATATTTATATATCATTTATAATTTTATAATTTTTTAACATTGAATTTGTGATTATATATTAAATTTATATATTATTATCAATAAAAAATAATATATTATTGTATGTTAGGTGATTATAATAGATTTAATTTATAATAAAATAATTATATTATATTTTTTGCTTATCAAAATAGTTTTATATTAAATTTTTTTATATTAAAGTGGTTTTATGATTGTATGTGTAAATTGTAATACAAAATATAAGGATAATGAAGTTATATACACTTGTAAAGAGTGTGGTTCTGTATTAGAAGTAGGTATAGATATTGAAAATTTAGATATTTCTAAAGATATTTTTGATTGTAGAAAAGATACATTATGGAAGTATAAAGAGTTTATGCCAGTTGATGAAACTAAGATGGTTTCTTTAGATGAAGGTGGAACTCCATTTTGTAAATGTGATAAGTTAGGCAGTGAACTTGGAATTGAACTTTTTGTTAAAGTAGAAGGTTCAAACCCAACTGGAAGTTTTAAAGATCGTGGTATGAGTGTTGGGATGACTAAAGCTATGGAACTTGGTGTGGATACTGTTGGTTGTGCTTCTACTGGTAATACTTCTGCATCACTTGCAGCTTATGCAGCTAGAGCTGGTCTTAGATGTGTTGTTCTTCTTCCGAGTGGAAAAGTAGCTCTCGGAAAGTTAGCTCAGGCAATGTTCCATGGAGCAGAAGTACTTTCAGTTACTGGTAATTTTGATGAAGCTCTTGAAGCTGTAACAGCTCTTGCTCTTGAAAAACATTTATATCTTCTTAATTCTATTAATCCTTATAGACTTGAAGGACAAAAATCAATTGGATTTGAAATTGTTCATGAACTTGGATGGAAATCTCCAGACAGGATTATTTTACCAGTAGGTAATGCTGGAAATATTTCTGCTATTTGGAAAGGAGTCACTGAATTTTATAAGGCAGGTTTTATTGATAGTCTTCCTATGATGACTGGTATTCAAGCAGAAGGTGCATGTCCAATTGTAAATGCTTTTAGAAAGAATACTATGGATCTGGTTCCAACAGAAAATCCTGAAACTATAGCTACAGCTATTAGAATTGGAGCTCCAGTAAGTTCTATTAAAGCTTTGAGAGCTATTTATGATTCTAATGGTTTTGCTGAAACTGTTACTGATGATGAGATTTTAGAAGCTCAAAAGGAACTTGCAAGAAAAGAAGGAATAGGGGTTGAACCTGCATCAGCTGCTTCAATAGCAGGTCTTAAAAAACTTGTTGCCGAAGGAATAATTGATAAAGGTGAACAAGTTGTATGTATAGTTACTGGACATCTGCTTAAAGATCCAAACACTGCTATCAATGCTTGTGTTGAACCTATCGAGATTGATGCAGATGTTGATGCTTTAAAAAAAGTTTTATTAAATAAATAATTTTTAAATATTTTTACTTATTTTTTGAATATTATTATTTATTCTTTTATTTTATTATTTTTTATTATTCTATTTTTAATTTCATTATTATTATTAATATTATTATTTTAGTTTTATTATTACTAATCTTATTATTAATTTTATTAAAATTAATATTGTTATTAATACCATTATTTTATTATCAAATTATTCTATTTTTTTACTAGATTTTTATTTTATTTTTTATTTTCATTATTTTTGAAACGTATTTCTATTTAAAGTATGTTATTATTTCTATAATTTCTGCAAAATTTATTAATTATTAAACTTGACTTTATTTTTATAATATTAATTCTATATTTTTGAAATCATAATTGTAATGGCTATGAGTTGAGCTTAATTTA
This genomic interval carries:
- a CDS encoding stage II sporulation protein M, coding for MKSAFSENKFIILFSTLLFVIPMLFGYFFASYISEAMNPVINSFRERVQQGDIQLTHDSIFFNNVYVGIILYCGAITFGLLTASVLISNGVFIGYFATKMPLYSFLLLTLPHGIFEIPAIIIAGSSGFIMFKFLVEFFKGIVKPVITNDEVRLSVKNRIANSLNNNINRLTQSLVLLGFSVVLFIIAAFIEAYLTIGIARLFMIF
- the thrC gene encoding threonine synthase, which codes for MIVCVNCNTKYKDNEVIYTCKECGSVLEVGIDIENLDISKDIFDCRKDTLWKYKEFMPVDETKMVSLDEGGTPFCKCDKLGSELGIELFVKVEGSNPTGSFKDRGMSVGMTKAMELGVDTVGCASTGNTSASLAAYAARAGLRCVVLLPSGKVALGKLAQAMFHGAEVLSVTGNFDEALEAVTALALEKHLYLLNSINPYRLEGQKSIGFEIVHELGWKSPDRIILPVGNAGNISAIWKGVTEFYKAGFIDSLPMMTGIQAEGACPIVNAFRKNTMDLVPTENPETIATAIRIGAPVSSIKALRAIYDSNGFAETVTDDEILEAQKELARKEGIGVEPASAASIAGLKKLVAEGIIDKGEQVVCIVTGHLLKDPNTAINACVEPIEIDADVDALKKVLLNK